In Paramisgurnus dabryanus chromosome 7, PD_genome_1.1, whole genome shotgun sequence, the following are encoded in one genomic region:
- the LOC135734382 gene encoding uncharacterized protein: MQEIAKSLNAELKPFEVTGVNATVIEDAAVKSTLKTGKACSSKQQSHEGGREQRHKIADLSKRCITLKYLHACNNECKSNCYLSGNLSCKLWICYTCHRKILRGKLPEESVANNMHLVEIPKELKCLNSLEQHLIALNIPFLRLLCLPRGQQRGVHGPVVCVPVNTTKMTNILPRNECNDHMIKIKLKRKLTYKGHYEYKYVHTDHVRNALWYLVKHNKLYSDVEFNEQWVNSLSEPDDIQSNANDEMDDDNVSDKSGDEVEEGEELEIQPEEDLSFIKEQNGLLSDTSLQPVDIGSEVIDQHFHDVLNVAPAEGNSPVRLLSDKTNESKCFPVLYPTGGPTFHDARPEKITLTRYLNARILNADGRFAQNTDFIFYAQYISEVDQIVSNVSIALRKGCEKDELSKVTPDMLTNSDNLQKILKYNEGYKFLRPVRGTPPYWMSTQKDLFALIRQLGIPTFFASFSSADLRWPEMMNTIIKQEGKQIIVEELEWSEKCAFLRRNPVTAARMFDHRWHCFLKHVIMSPAEPIGKIKDYFYRVEFQQRGSPHVHCLFWVENAPKLNDDDEANDPVVVDFIDTYITCETPPEQETELFETVNSVQKHSTKHSKTCRKKNTVCRFNFPRPPSSRTFITRASNADESKGNDEDETASAIINKVKTALNSEVNFDSVDAFFLFLGIDQTVFEKAYNKCSKKKSIVLKRNIKDIWVNQYNRDLLRAWQGNMDIQYVTDAFSVVVYIISYITKAEQEMGLLLQRAQNEAMNGNLEAKASLKQLGSIYLHSRELSSQEAVYRLTGMHLKECSRKVQFIPIGPNPVKMSLPLHLLQNKVEKEQSDDESSYWMTSVVDRYKNRPHTEPMKNLCLASFCSEYRVLSKSEVSSLKQVIKLNNNCGYVKRRTRTEPAVVRYPRFSPTKDPEKYYQSLLQLFLPYYDDCHLKPSNYETYEDFYNSGVIKIGCTLHKVKSIVDCNRELFEKESDKIEKAKQLLEQDIDLEDAWAAICPETEKQRHECIEIMKNKVLPDDDTREVIPDLTGNPQTVCTIETNHTIMPRDAALDLLRSLNEEQSAIFYKVRKWCLQKILGQNPDPFRLFISGGAGTGKSHVIKAIHYESSRLLSQLSENPDDVTVLLTASTGVAAFNVGASTIHNTFSIGANVRLPYQPLSDEKLNSLRVSIGNLQILIIDEVSMVDHRLLSYIHGRLRQIKQTGDYSLFGKVSIIAVGDFYQLPPVKGTALYSDVKGVNIWENNFELAQLIKVVRQKDSAFAEMLNRLRVRKKDESLTATDIATLKKCETGEKCNDLHIFATNAEVDKYNIERLHECCPNAISIHAQDYIRNSKTGRMERKVGYHTKVFNSCLSKCISLGVGARVMLKKNIDVADGLVNGAFGTVVHISESQKKGEDNEDLPSAIHVEFDNPIVGKIQRHRTSQRYSQNSTVINVQEDQVTNDGGIRRQFPLRLAWACTVHKVQGLTVDKAVVSLNKIFTAGQAYVALSRVRSLDGLIIEDFKDSVIFCNDKIELALKDMPKLTLEKYSFSKSLGTFRIALLNVQSLKAHLPDVTSHTVLMNADCICLTETWLNVNDQEPQIPGFVFKNNPRAKCYDDSTALFTELKHQRGGGVGVYFSENIECNIFVPECCNLECLYFVLPCVNLTAALLYRPNSYKTDLFQQQLLHVFNEMEKHPGQKIIMGDFNEDIFTSSTIMKVMGQHGYTQQVQNSTTEKGTLIDHVYTKDMEGVPALCDFLIIIFTCSPH, encoded by the exons ATGCAAGAAATTGCCAAG TCATTAAATGCTGAGCTAAAACCATTTGAGGTAACTGGTGTTAATGCAACAGTGATTGAAGATGCAGCTGTAAAATCAACTTTGAAGACTGGTAAAGCATGCAGTTCCAAACAACAGTCACATGAGGGCGGACGTGAGCAGA GACACAAAATAGCTGATTTAAGCAAAAGATGTATCACACTCAAGTATTTACATGCATGTAACAATGAATGTAAGTCTAATTGTTATTTATCTGGCAATTTGTCATGTAAATTGTGGATTTGCTATACATGCCATCGAAAAATCCTTAGAGGAAAACTACCTGAAGAGAGTGTTGCCAACAATATGCATTTGGTGGAGATTCCAaaagaattaaaatgtttaaattcatTGGAACAACATCTAATAGCACTTAATATTCCTTTCTTACGTCTTCTTTGTCTGCCTCGGGGTCAACAGCGAGGTGTTCATGGACCTGTCGTCTGTGTTCCAGTAAATACTACAAAGATGACCAACATTCTTCCACGAAATGAATGTAATGACCATATGATAAAGATTAAACTGAAACGAAAATTAACATACAAAGGCCATtatgaatataaatatgtcCACACAGATCATGTAAGAAATGCTTTATGGTATCTGGTTAAACACAATAAATTGTATAGTGATGTGGAGTTTAATGAGCAGTGGGTGAACTCATTGAGTGAGCCAGATGATATTCAAAGTAATGCTAATGATGAAATGGATGATGATAATGTATCAGATAAAAGTGGTGATGAAGTTGAAGAAGGTGAAGAATTGGAAATTCAGCCAGAAGAAGATTTAAGTTTTATTAAAGAGCAAAATGGTCTTTTGTCAGACACATCACTACAGCCTGTTGATATTGGTTCAGAAGTTATTGATCAGCATTTTCATGATGTACTAAATGTAGCACCAGCTGAAGGTAACAGTCCTGTTAGGTTGTTATCAGATAAAACAAATGAGTCAAAGTGCTTTCCTGTTCTTTATCCGACCGGTGGTCCAACATTTCATGATGCCAGACCAGAAAAAATCACATTGACAAGATACCTGAATGCACGAATACTGAATGCTGATGGACGTTTTGCACAGAACACAGACTtcattttttatgcacaatatATATCAGAAGTTGATCAAATTGTATCTAATGTCTCAATTGCATTACGCAAAGGTTGTGAGAAAGATGAGTTATCAAAGGTAACACCAGATATGCTGACAAATTCTGATAACTTACAAAAAATACTGAAGTATAATGAAGGATATAAGTTTTTGAGACCTGTCAGAGGGACACCTCCGTATTGGATGTCTACACAGAAAGATCTCTTTGCACTGATTAGACAACTTGGCATACCGACTTTCTTTGCATCTTTTAGTTCTGCGGATCTGAGATGGCCTGAAATGATGAACACCATTATTAAACAAGAGGGTAAACAAATCATTGTTGAAGAGCTTGAGTGGTctgaaaaatgtgcatttttgaGACGAAATCCTGTCACTGCAGCGAGGATGTTTGATCACAGATGGCATTGTTTTCTGAAACATGTCATTATGTCTCCAGCTGAACCTAttggtaaaataaaagattatttttatCGTGTTGAATTCCAACAACGTGGTTCTCCTCATGTTCACTGTCTTTTTTGGGTAGAAAATGCTCCAAAGcttaatgatgatgatgaagctAATGATCCTGTGGTTGTTGATTTCATTGACACATATATCACCTGTGAGACACCACCAGAGCAAGAAACTGAACTCTTTGAAACAGTAAACAGTGTGCAGAAGCACAGTACtaaacattcaaaaacatgtcgCAAGAAAAATACAGTATGCCGTTTTAATTTCCCAAGACCTCCATCTAGCCGTACCTTTATTACAAGAGCATCTAATGCAGATGAGTCCAAAGGGAATGATGAAGATGAAACAGCAAGTGCAattataaataaagttaaaactgCATTAAACTCTGAAGTGAATTTTGATTCAGTTGAtgcgttttttttatttctgggaATTGATCAGACTGTGTTTGAGAAAGCATACAACAAATGTTCTAAAAAGAAAAGCATTGTCCTGAAAAGAAATATAAAAGATATTTGGGTAAACCAGTATAACAGAGATTTATTGCGTGCTTGGCAAGGGAATATGGATATTCAGTATGTCACAGATGCTTTTTCTGTTGTGGTTTATATTATAAGTTACATCACGAAAGCTGAGCAAGAAATGGGACTGTTACTTCAACGTGCACAAAATGAAGCTATGAATGGTAATCTTGAAGCTAAAGCATCATTAAAACAATTGGGAAGCATTTACCTACACAGTAGGGAACTTTCTTCGCAAGAAGCCGTGTACAGACTGACAGGCATGCATTTAAAGGAATGTTCACGTAAAGTACAATTCATTCCAATAGGACCAAATCCTGTTAAGATGAGTTTGCCTTTGCATCTACTACAAAATAAAGTGGAGAAAGAACAGTCTGATGATGAAAGCAGTTATTGGATGACAAGTGTTGTTGACAGGTACAAGAACAGACCTCATACAGAACCAATGAAAAATCTTTGTCTTGCCAGTTTTTGTTCAGAGTACAGAGTTTTGTCAAAATCTGAAGTTTCTTCACTAAAGCAAGTTATTAAACTCAATAATAATTGTGGTTATGTGAAACGAAGGACACGAACTGAACCTGCAGTTGTGAGATATCCAAGATTTTCACCCACAAAAGATCCAGAAAAATATTATCAGTCATTACTTCAACTTTTTCTACCATATTATGATGACTGTCATCTTAAGCCTAGCAACTATGAGACATATGAGGACTTTTACAACAGTGGTGTCATAAAAATTGGTTGTACACTGCATAAAGTAAAATCAATTGTTGACTGCAACAGAGAATTGTTTGAAAAAGAAAGTGACAAAATAGAAAAAGCTAAACAGCTTTTGGAGCAGGATATAGATTTAGAGGATGCTTGGGCTGCAATATGTCCTGAAACTGAAaaacaacgtcatgaatgtattgaaataatgaaaaataaagtattaccTGATGATGACACTCGAGAAGTGATTCCAGATCTTACAGGAAACCCTCAAACTGTTTGTACTATTGAAACCAACCACACTATTATGCCCAGAGACGCTGCATTGGATTTACTACGGTCATTAAATGAGGAGCAATCTGCTATATTCTATAAAGTCCGGAAGTGGTGTCTACAGAAAATACTTGGACAGAACCCTGACCctttcagattgtttatttcTGGTGGAGCAGGAACAGGAAAAAGTCATGTAATTAAGGCAATACACTATGAATCATCCAGACTATTATCTCAGTTGTCTGAAAATcctgatgatgttactgtgctTTTAACAGCTTCAACAGGAGTAGCAGCTTTTAATGTTGGTGCTTCAACtattcataatacattttcaattgGTGCAAATGTCAGATTGCCATATCAGCCACTCAGTGATGAAAAATTAAACTCTTTACGTGTGAGCATTGGTAATTTGCAAATCTTGATTATTGATGAAGTGTCTATGGTTGACCATCGTCTGTTGTCATACATTCATGGAAGGCTgcgacaaataaaacaaactggTGATTACTCTCTTTTTGGAAAAGTCAGCATTATTGCTGTGGGTGATTTCTATCAGTTACCGCCTGTAAAGGGTACTGCTCTTTATTCTGATGTAAAAGGAGTAAACATATGGGAAAACAATTTTGAACTTGCTCAGTTAATCAAAGTTGTTAGACAAAAAGATTCAGCTTTTGCTGAGATGTTAAATCGTCTGAGAGTACGTAAAAAAGATGAATCTCTAACAGCTACTGACAttgctacactgaaaaaatgtgAAACAGGGGAAAAATGTAATGATCTTCACATATTTGCTACAAATGCAGAGGTTGATAAATACAACATTGAAAGACTACATGAATGTTGCCCAAATGCAATTAGTATACATGCTCAGGATTATATCAGAAATTCAAAAACTGGAAGAATGGAACGTAAAGTTGGATACCACACTAAAGTTTTCAACTCATGTTTGTCTAAATGTATTTCCTTGGGTGTTGGAGCAAGGGTtatgttaaagaaaaatattgatGTTGCTGATGGTCTTGTTAATGGAGCTTTTGGTACAGTTGTCCATATAAGTGAAAGTCAGAAAAAAGGTGAAGATAATGAGGATTTACCATCAGCTATTCATGTGGAGTTTGATAATCCAATTGTTGGAAAAATTCAGAGACACAGAACAAGTCAGAGATATTCTCAGAATTCTACTGTAATTAATGTACAAGAAGATCAAGTAACAAATGATGGTGGAATAAGAAGGCAGTTTCCACTCAGATTGGCATGGGCATGTACAGTTCACAAAGTGCAAGGACTTACAGTAGATAAAGCTGTTGTAtcacttaataaaatctttacAGCAGGACAGGCATATGTTGCATTGAGCCGTGTGAGATCTCTTGATGGACTGATTATTGAGGACTTTAAAGATTCTGTCATATTTTGTAATGACAAAATTGAGTTGGCATTAAAAGATATGCCAAAATTAACTTTGGAAAAGTACAGTTTCAGTAAATCACTTGGTACATTTAGAATAGCACTGCTTAATGTACAAAGTCTGAAAGCTCACTTACCGGATGTTACATCACATACAGTTTTGATGAATGCTGACTGTATTTGTTTGACAGAAACATGGCTAAATGTTAATGACCAAGAACCACAGATACCAGGATTTGTGTTCAAAAACAACCCAAGGGCTAAATGTTATGATGACAGCACTGCACTTTTTACTGAATTAAAACATCAGAGAGGAGGTGGAGTTggagtttatttttctgaaaacATTGAGTGTAATATCTTTGTACCTGAGTGTTGCAACTTAGAGTGTTTGTACTTTGTGCTTCCATGTGTCAATTTGACTGCTGCACTTTTGTATAGGCCTAATTCATATAAAACTGATTTGTTTCAACAGCAACTATTACATGTTTTTAATGAGATGGAGAAGCATCCAGGACAAAAGATAATCATGGGGGACTTTAATGAGGACATCTTTACTTCTTCCACAATTATGAAAGTAATGGGACAACATGGATACACTCAACAGGTACAAAATTCAACAACAGAAAAAGGTACACTAATTGATCATGTGTATACAAAAGATATGGAAG gtgtTCCTGCTCTGTGTGATTTCCTCATTATTattttcacctgttcccctcattAG